From a region of the Candidatus Brocadia sp. genome:
- a CDS encoding menaquinone biosynthesis decarboxylase produces the protein MRIYSLQDFIKYLETTGELIRIKTEVDAKLEVVEISIRALRENMPALLFENVRGSRFPLAMNVLASEKRIELALGKHPNQLGDELITFMEEALPPKPKVFFQHPGIVGRLFCTLPKTISRPPSQQVMCSPNLNEFPITTSWPEDGGRFITLPQVFTYDPQTKKRNVGMYRMQLFDERTTGMHWQIQKGGGFHYYRAKKMGKEFQIAVALGTDPALLLATVAALPEGIDEVMFSGFLRGKRTRMARGKTISLLVPADAEFILEGTVHLTELRMEGPFGDHFGHYSNAAEFPVFSINTITHRRNPIYPATVVGRPPMEDKYLGNATQQVLGPLIRLIHPEICDLWAYYEAGFHNLLVVAVEERYRKEAMKTALSIMGEGQLSLTKCIITVSEDVNPRDFHAVLRAIRENFDPAYDFIMIPKVPLDTLDFTSYKMNLGSKMIIDATKGKSGNVVWEDSLKVQDFERLLKIADARIEDWNIIDETLLVVTVPDNGKEIVTKLTKSPEIIGPKIIAAVSPDVNVRDLEQTIWGIFTRFDAERDMVFTQEKLVGISPVFRGKMGIDATWKRGYPLPLVMTDEIIDHVDKQWDTYWK, from the coding sequence ATGCGAATATATTCATTACAAGATTTTATCAAGTATTTAGAAACAACCGGTGAGTTGATACGGATCAAAACCGAAGTGGATGCAAAATTGGAAGTGGTCGAAATTTCCATTCGAGCACTCCGCGAAAATATGCCTGCCCTCCTCTTTGAAAATGTTCGCGGTTCCCGATTCCCTCTTGCCATGAACGTCCTTGCCAGCGAAAAACGGATTGAGCTGGCGCTGGGCAAACATCCCAACCAGCTTGGCGATGAGTTGATCACCTTCATGGAAGAGGCTTTACCTCCAAAACCGAAGGTGTTCTTTCAACACCCGGGTATAGTAGGACGGCTGTTTTGCACTCTTCCTAAAACAATATCCAGACCCCCATCTCAGCAAGTGATGTGCAGCCCTAATTTAAATGAGTTTCCTATTACGACCAGCTGGCCAGAGGACGGCGGACGTTTTATTACCCTGCCTCAGGTTTTTACGTACGACCCTCAAACAAAAAAACGAAATGTAGGAATGTACCGCATGCAGCTTTTTGACGAACGAACGACTGGGATGCACTGGCAGATTCAAAAAGGAGGCGGATTTCACTATTATCGCGCAAAAAAGATGGGGAAGGAATTCCAAATTGCCGTGGCACTGGGAACTGATCCTGCGCTTTTGCTGGCAACCGTTGCAGCATTGCCAGAAGGGATCGATGAAGTTATGTTCAGCGGTTTCCTGCGCGGCAAAAGGACAAGAATGGCAAGGGGCAAAACGATTTCCTTACTTGTGCCTGCCGATGCCGAATTTATTCTTGAAGGAACAGTTCATTTGACGGAGTTACGCATGGAAGGTCCCTTTGGCGACCATTTCGGACATTATTCTAACGCCGCCGAGTTTCCTGTCTTCTCTATTAATACCATTACCCACCGCAGAAATCCTATTTATCCGGCAACGGTTGTGGGACGTCCGCCCATGGAAGATAAATACCTGGGAAATGCAACCCAGCAGGTGTTGGGTCCGCTGATCCGTCTGATTCATCCGGAAATCTGCGATCTTTGGGCTTATTATGAAGCAGGGTTTCATAATCTGCTCGTGGTAGCTGTCGAAGAACGATACCGTAAAGAGGCAATGAAAACCGCACTTTCCATCATGGGTGAAGGACAACTTTCTCTCACCAAATGTATTATTACCGTTTCTGAGGATGTCAATCCCCGTGACTTTCATGCAGTTCTCCGGGCCATCCGTGAAAATTTTGATCCTGCATATGATTTTATTATGATTCCAAAGGTACCACTGGATACCCTCGATTTTACCAGTTATAAAATGAATTTAGGAAGCAAAATGATCATTGATGCCACGAAGGGCAAATCCGGGAATGTTGTGTGGGAAGATTCGCTCAAAGTCCAAGATTTTGAGCGTTTATTGAAAATCGCTGATGCAAGAATAGAGGACTGGAATATCATTGACGAAACGTTATTGGTTGTCACGGTGCCTGATAATGGGAAAGAAATAGTTACGAAATTAACAAAATCTCCCGAAATCATCGGGCCAAAAATCATTGCGGCAGTGAGTCCCGATGTTAATGTTCGTGACCTGGAACAAACTATCTGGGGAATATTCACCCGATTCGATGCTGAACGGGACATGGTGTTTACTCAGGAGAAATTGGTGGGTATTAGCCCTGTATTCAGAGGGAAAATGGGTATTGATGCCACGTGGAAGAGGGGCTATCCTTTACCACTTGTCATGACGGATGAAATAATTGATCACGTAGACAAGCAATGGGATACCTACTGGAAATAG
- a CDS encoding CDGSH iron-sulfur domain-containing protein produces MGKKMPIVVTLEPGTYYWCTCGETKKQPFCDGSHQGTEFEPQVFKIAERKQVAICNCQRTHNPPFCDGTHFNII; encoded by the coding sequence ATGGGGAAAAAGATGCCCATTGTTGTTACCCTGGAACCGGGAACATATTATTGGTGTACGTGCGGAGAGACGAAAAAACAGCCTTTCTGTGATGGTTCGCATCAGGGAACTGAATTTGAACCGCAGGTATTCAAAATAGCTGAAAGAAAACAGGTAGCAATCTGCAACTGTCAACGTACCCATAATCCGCCTTTTTGTGATGGTACGCATTTTAATATTATATAA
- a CDS encoding polysaccharide export protein, producing the protein MIKYVVILFILCSNFIPLTLCYAEESKGVQYTVGVDDVLNISVHGHDNLRTEATVTSDGSISFPYIGTLYVKGMSLPEIEKEIANRLASGYIKYPVVAITLSTSKSMKFFVYGEVKNPGRYILEDNMTVLKAISAAGGITPDGFYGNVKLRRKQKDRKEYKEFDIDLKNTKESSINGDMPIESEDIVVIDRSYNFFVYGEVMKPGKFTLEDYTTVLKAISLAGGFAKYGSLDRVKILRTIPGKTEYENIKVDMKGAVNGQVGKDIRLKPEDIVVVLEGIL; encoded by the coding sequence ATGATAAAATATGTTGTGATTTTGTTCATATTGTGTAGTAACTTTATTCCATTAACACTCTGTTACGCTGAAGAAAGTAAAGGCGTTCAGTATACTGTTGGTGTGGATGATGTGCTTAACATAAGCGTACATGGGCATGATAACCTCAGGACGGAAGCAACTGTAACGTCAGATGGTTCAATATCTTTTCCATATATAGGAACCCTTTATGTTAAAGGAATGAGTTTGCCTGAGATCGAAAAGGAAATAGCAAACAGGCTTGCAAGCGGTTATATAAAATACCCTGTTGTCGCTATAACTTTGTCAACCTCCAAGAGTATGAAATTTTTTGTGTATGGTGAGGTTAAAAACCCGGGAAGATACATCCTTGAAGATAATATGACGGTATTAAAAGCCATTTCAGCAGCGGGGGGTATTACCCCAGATGGATTTTATGGTAATGTAAAGCTACGACGTAAGCAGAAAGATAGAAAAGAGTATAAGGAATTTGATATAGATCTTAAAAACACAAAAGAGAGTAGCATCAACGGCGATATGCCAATTGAATCTGAGGATATCGTAGTTATTGACCGTAGCTATAATTTTTTTGTATATGGTGAAGTTATGAAGCCGGGTAAATTTACGCTTGAGGATTACACAACAGTCCTGAAGGCCATATCCCTTGCTGGAGGTTTCGCGAAATATGGTTCTCTTGACAGAGTCAAAATCCTTCGAACAATTCCAGGTAAAACAGAATATGAAAATATCAAAGTTGATATGAAAGGTGCCGTGAATGGGCAAGTTGGTAAAGATATCCGTTTAAAACCAGAAGATATAGTAGTCGTGTTAGAAGGCATTCTTTAA
- a CDS encoding polysaccharide biosynthesis tyrosine autokinase has product MNSNFPGNTLRDYLRIIFRHKAVIITTFVAIMVSVVIGMELKTPIYTAQVKMLISAEKLIESPYYKVLGGYQQTEISLTQSEIVNSNPVIERAVKALMLDQRPFDYEKNYCSPLKAYLIDLWHTMSKPAVDLISSGLKASNSNTTLPENEQSYPFRFAVESLKAKISVDPIRDTNLFTITASDFNPRTAAMIANVVSRSYIIFDLEQQLAELQLQYGEKHPTVAQLKDNISKMIKNLTGETLSNIEAIGPASVKIVEQAQVPLQPTGTNKRITLLIAFFMSPFLGIMIAFGFEYLDHTFKSPQDVETFLNLPLLGSIPKKGFKDKTLIKDSKRMIAFTPAYQNLSDQIYLLMKDKGLKSILMTAPSPSDGSTTIIANLANFLSSKAGHKVMVIDANLRTPTIHKVFNISGNTGLANVLEGKVSLEAAAHELSANLTVLPAGNTTLNSTPLLDSARMANIISSVKEKYELIFIDYANLRNFKDACVLCPYLDGIALVVSEGKTRRHVLKELLTPLKHKKANLIGVVLNNRTFAIPKMIYERV; this is encoded by the coding sequence ATGAACTCGAATTTTCCCGGAAATACTTTGCGAGACTATTTAAGAATTATATTCAGACATAAGGCCGTAATTATAACCACATTTGTAGCCATAATGGTAAGTGTTGTCATTGGGATGGAACTTAAGACGCCGATTTATACCGCCCAAGTTAAGATGCTCATCTCGGCAGAAAAGCTGATTGAATCTCCTTATTATAAGGTTCTGGGTGGTTATCAACAGACAGAAATATCTCTTACTCAGAGTGAGATTGTCAATTCCAATCCTGTAATTGAGCGTGCTGTAAAGGCACTTATGCTTGATCAACGTCCATTTGATTACGAAAAAAATTATTGTTCTCCGCTTAAAGCATATTTAATTGATTTATGGCATACGATGTCGAAACCTGCAGTCGATTTAATAAGCTCAGGGCTTAAGGCATCGAATTCCAATACCACTTTACCGGAAAATGAACAGTCGTATCCTTTTCGATTTGCGGTCGAAAGCCTCAAAGCTAAGATATCAGTTGATCCAATAAGAGACACCAATTTATTCACAATAACCGCCAGTGACTTTAACCCAAGAACAGCCGCTATGATTGCAAATGTAGTTAGCCGTTCATATATCATTTTTGATCTTGAGCAGCAACTGGCTGAACTCCAGTTACAATATGGAGAAAAACATCCGACTGTAGCACAATTAAAGGATAATATTAGTAAGATGATCAAAAATCTTACCGGCGAAACACTTTCTAACATAGAGGCCATTGGTCCGGCAAGTGTTAAAATTGTTGAACAGGCGCAAGTTCCCCTTCAACCAACAGGAACCAATAAACGTATTACCCTCCTTATTGCCTTTTTTATGAGCCCCTTTTTGGGAATTATGATTGCCTTCGGATTCGAGTATCTTGACCACACTTTTAAATCCCCACAAGATGTGGAAACGTTTCTCAATTTACCACTTCTGGGCTCTATCCCCAAAAAAGGTTTCAAAGATAAAACACTGATTAAAGATTCAAAACGAATGATCGCTTTTACTCCTGCTTACCAGAACCTTTCTGATCAGATATATCTTTTAATGAAGGATAAAGGCTTAAAATCAATTTTAATGACCGCGCCTTCACCTTCGGACGGATCTACCACTATCATTGCCAATCTTGCCAATTTTCTATCAAGCAAAGCAGGCCATAAGGTGATGGTTATTGATGCCAACTTAAGGACGCCGACAATCCACAAAGTCTTCAATATTTCTGGTAATACGGGTCTTGCGAATGTGCTCGAAGGTAAAGTCTCTTTGGAAGCGGCAGCTCATGAATTAAGTGCTAATTTGACGGTGTTGCCTGCTGGTAATACTACCCTTAATTCAACACCCCTCTTAGACTCAGCCCGTATGGCCAATATAATCTCATCGGTTAAAGAAAAGTATGAATTAATTTTTATTGACTACGCGAATTTAAGAAATTTTAAAGATGCTTGTGTTCTTTGTCCATATTTAGACGGAATTGCCTTGGTTGTGAGTGAAGGAAAAACTCGCCGCCATGTTCTGAAGGAACTGCTTACGCCCCTGAAGCATAAAAAAGCCAATCTGATTGGTGTTGTTTTAAATAATCGTACCTTTGCGATTCCAAAAATGATTTATGAAAGAGTGTAG
- the gmd gene encoding GDP-mannose 4,6-dehydratase: protein MKKALITGITGQDGSYLAEFLLSKGYEVHGIIRRASTFNTHRIDHIYIDPHTPKAKLLLHYGDLSDPGLITEIVWNIKPDEIYHLGAQSHVRVSFDMPEFTGNITGLGTTRILEAIRRSGIKTRFYQASSSEMFGASLPPQNEKTPFYPRSPYAVAKLYAYWITVNYREGYRLFACNGILFNHESPRRGETFVTRKITKAIANILTGKQKKIFMGNLNAKRDWGFAPEYVEAMWLMNQQDEPDDYVIGTGESYSVKEFVEKACKYAGIEIEWKGEGIEEKGFIKSIDKRWRDNLKPGGVLIEIDPKYFRPTEVEHLKSDITKAKQKLNWQPRTTFDELIKIMVDYDMQLMGLTPLGKGIEISKKKGFEYTDHDFSFYEKVREGC, encoded by the coding sequence GTGAAAAAGGCTTTAATAACCGGAATCACCGGACAGGATGGTTCGTACCTGGCAGAATTTTTACTTTCCAAGGGATATGAGGTGCATGGGATTATAAGAAGGGCATCAACATTTAATACCCATCGAATAGACCATATTTATATTGACCCGCATACACCCAAAGCAAAACTTCTCCTTCATTATGGAGACCTTTCAGACCCTGGTCTTATAACTGAAATCGTATGGAATATAAAACCAGATGAGATATATCATTTGGGCGCACAATCTCATGTCAGAGTTTCTTTTGATATGCCAGAATTTACTGGAAATATAACTGGTTTAGGAACTACGCGAATTTTAGAGGCCATAAGAAGGAGCGGGATAAAAACCAGGTTCTATCAGGCCTCATCTTCGGAAATGTTTGGCGCATCTTTGCCCCCTCAAAATGAAAAAACACCTTTTTACCCCCGAAGCCCTTATGCGGTAGCAAAACTTTATGCCTACTGGATAACAGTCAATTATAGAGAGGGATATAGACTCTTTGCCTGCAATGGAATACTTTTTAATCACGAGAGCCCCCGCAGAGGAGAGACATTTGTGACAAGAAAAATTACAAAGGCGATTGCCAATATCCTCACGGGAAAACAGAAAAAAATATTCATGGGAAATTTAAATGCAAAAAGAGACTGGGGATTTGCTCCTGAGTATGTAGAGGCAATGTGGCTCATGAACCAGCAAGATGAACCAGATGATTACGTGATAGGGACTGGAGAAAGTTATTCAGTAAAAGAATTTGTAGAAAAAGCATGTAAATATGCTGGTATAGAAATAGAATGGAAAGGGGAAGGAATAGAAGAAAAAGGATTTATAAAAAGTATAGACAAAAGATGGAGGGACAATCTTAAACCTGGTGGTGTGTTGATAGAAATAGATCCTAAATATTTCCGACCTACTGAAGTCGAACATCTTAAATCCGATATAACAAAAGCAAAACAGAAACTTAACTGGCAACCAAGAACTACTTTTGATGAGTTAATAAAGATCATGGTTGATTATGATATGCAGCTTATGGGGCTTACCCCTCTGGGGAAAGGGATAGAAATTTCAAAGAAAAAAGGGTTCGAATATACCGATCATGATTTTTCGTTCTATGAGAAGGTGAGAGAAGGGTGTTAA
- a CDS encoding GDP-L-fucose synthase codes for MNNLITMHHNSKIYVAGHRGLVGSAILRKLQGSGYKNIITKTHEDLDLTRQSEVEMLFKEEKPEFVFLSAAKVGGIFANCTYKAEFIYQNIMIAANVIHASYKYGVTKLLNLGSSCIYPKYAPQPMVEEYLLTGSLESTNEPYAIAKISAIKLCRYFNEQYGTNFISAMPTNLYGLNDNFDLKTSHVLPALIRKMHLGKCLQHGDFDSIRKDLKKYPIDSQNIRHLNEEEIVGLLSEVGIKSNFPTKLKPETKNLQRTTTVDVWGTGSPYREFLHANDLADACIFLMQNYNARDMQEFINVGTGKELRIVELAEMIKEIVGFRGEIRWDASKSDGTPRKLLSIEKINKLGWKAKINLHEGIKGVYEKYLESQLQLK; via the coding sequence ATGAATAATTTAATAACTATGCATCATAACTCTAAAATCTACGTTGCCGGACACAGAGGCTTAGTTGGTTCGGCTATTTTGCGTAAACTTCAAGGGTCAGGTTACAAAAACATTATCACCAAAACCCATGAAGATCTGGACTTAACGCGACAGTCTGAAGTTGAAATGCTTTTTAAAGAGGAAAAGCCGGAATTCGTTTTTTTGTCTGCAGCTAAGGTTGGTGGAATATTTGCCAACTGTACTTACAAGGCAGAGTTCATTTACCAAAATATTATGATTGCTGCGAATGTGATTCATGCCAGTTATAAATATGGCGTTACAAAATTGCTAAACCTTGGTTCTTCCTGTATATATCCCAAATATGCTCCACAACCGATGGTGGAAGAATATTTACTTACCGGGAGTCTTGAATCTACCAATGAGCCATATGCAATAGCAAAGATATCTGCAATAAAACTTTGCAGATATTTTAACGAACAATATGGGACAAACTTTATCTCTGCAATGCCTACGAACCTATATGGTTTGAATGATAACTTTGACTTGAAGACATCACATGTGTTACCGGCTCTAATAAGGAAAATGCATCTTGGAAAGTGTTTGCAGCACGGAGATTTTGATTCCATCAGAAAAGATTTAAAAAAATATCCGATAGATAGTCAGAACATACGTCATTTAAACGAAGAAGAGATTGTCGGTCTTCTTTCTGAAGTTGGAATCAAAAGCAATTTTCCAACAAAACTGAAACCTGAAACTAAAAATTTACAACGAACAACGACTGTTGATGTCTGGGGAACCGGATCCCCTTATCGTGAATTTCTCCATGCAAATGATCTGGCCGATGCCTGTATCTTTTTAATGCAAAACTATAATGCTCGTGACATGCAAGAGTTCATAAATGTTGGCACAGGCAAAGAATTAAGGATTGTAGAACTTGCTGAGATGATTAAGGAAATCGTGGGATTTAGAGGAGAAATACGATGGGATGCTTCGAAATCTGATGGGACACCAAGGAAGCTTTTAAGCATTGAAAAAATAAATAAACTGGGTTGGAAGGCAAAGATTAATTTGCACGAAGGAATTAAAGGTGTTTATGAAAAATATTTAGAAAGTCAGCTTCAGTTAAAATGA
- a CDS encoding oligosaccharide flippase family protein, whose amino-acid sequence MSLRKKYVKNSFLNVSGWLWLAIVNVVTTPYIFHKLGYDQYGILSLVLTVLGYFAFLDFGLGDAVIKFVAHYNTLKDYRKINRIISSIFLLYLAIGIVGGVLIFLFAKYFALNLFKVPLEFQSKSLYCFYIGAFGFSLNLVFAVISKIPEAIQRFDISNVVNVCIGSFVTFANVTILFLGYGLQELVVVNLMSTFVGIITFYVIIKKALPDFKIFIYFSLEEMREVFSYGLYTLFTKFSSIISQSINQLIIGVVLGPAGIGVINIPSKLVSRFTTLVSRIAYIVFPLTSELCALNDLTKIKSIYLKLSRYVYIISSLFFLILIAYSKSILYFWMGNDFAQKAYLPMVIITISMYLVTATMIPSLIAIGMTKPKYNALFSFIGAATNAIFIYPLTKYYGLTGSALSVLLGSFNSPFFIFFFNKKILNINNYTYFFNAFTKVTIMNLGFLILFSLFQRFIIQNIFSFCLVLFLSEIMMIGLFYLYGLYNEDRQAVKLKLIGVIAKRRIRSL is encoded by the coding sequence ATGAGTTTAAGAAAAAAATACGTAAAAAATAGTTTTTTAAATGTTTCTGGCTGGTTATGGCTTGCCATTGTTAATGTTGTTACTACCCCTTATATTTTCCATAAACTCGGGTATGATCAATATGGGATATTATCATTAGTTTTAACCGTTTTAGGCTATTTTGCTTTTCTCGATTTTGGGTTGGGAGATGCCGTAATTAAATTTGTTGCCCATTACAATACCTTAAAAGATTATCGAAAAATTAACAGAATCATTAGTTCTATATTTTTGCTTTACTTAGCCATAGGAATAGTGGGGGGTGTATTAATATTCCTGTTTGCAAAGTATTTTGCGTTAAATTTATTTAAAGTACCGTTAGAATTTCAATCAAAATCACTATACTGCTTTTATATTGGCGCATTTGGCTTTTCTCTTAATTTAGTTTTTGCAGTAATATCTAAAATTCCAGAAGCGATTCAGCGATTCGATATCAGTAATGTTGTGAATGTTTGCATTGGGTCGTTCGTTACTTTCGCAAATGTCACCATTTTGTTTTTGGGATACGGATTGCAAGAGTTAGTTGTCGTTAACTTAATGAGCACTTTTGTAGGAATTATCACCTTTTACGTCATCATAAAGAAAGCACTTCCTGATTTTAAAATCTTTATTTATTTTTCCTTAGAAGAAATGAGAGAAGTCTTTAGTTATGGTCTTTACACGTTATTCACAAAATTTTCAAGCATTATTTCTCAATCGATTAATCAATTGATTATTGGTGTTGTATTAGGTCCTGCCGGTATCGGAGTAATCAATATTCCTTCAAAACTGGTAAGTCGCTTCACAACGCTGGTAAGTAGGATTGCTTATATTGTTTTTCCGTTGACGAGTGAGCTGTGCGCATTGAACGATTTAACAAAAATTAAAAGCATTTATTTGAAACTTTCAAGATATGTTTACATAATTAGCAGTTTGTTTTTCTTAATACTGATAGCATATTCCAAGAGCATCCTTTATTTTTGGATGGGAAACGATTTTGCTCAGAAAGCTTATTTGCCCATGGTTATAATAACGATTTCAATGTATCTGGTGACGGCAACAATGATTCCAAGCTTGATAGCCATTGGAATGACAAAACCAAAATATAATGCGCTCTTCTCATTTATAGGGGCAGCAACGAATGCAATTTTTATATATCCTTTGACGAAGTATTACGGTCTGACAGGTAGTGCACTTTCTGTTTTATTGGGAAGTTTTAATAGTCCGTTTTTTATCTTTTTCTTTAATAAAAAGATATTAAACATAAATAATTATACCTATTTTTTCAATGCTTTTACAAAGGTTACTATAATGAATCTCGGTTTCTTGATCTTGTTTTCATTATTCCAGAGATTTATTATTCAAAATATCTTCAGCTTTTGTCTTGTTCTCTTTCTTTCGGAAATAATGATGATAGGATTATTTTATCTATACGGCTTATACAATGAAGACAGACAAGCGGTAAAATTGAAGCTTATAGGGGTTATTGCCAAGAGAAGAATACGTAGCCTGTAA
- a CDS encoding glycosyltransferase, with amino-acid sequence MKILHINQQDACGGAAAIANCLVERLNNYGIHSELWYFNRKGTDGRYSKCIYPGLEHYRKNIFLNTILSKLVYYHYLYLGDVRNPFFTGVVKRIHEWKPSIIHLHNLHGGWADLMSIAKLSEQIRVIITLHDEWLITGHCGITVDCVGWQDSCSVCPDLLRYIPVNRPITKKLRKEKSTFLAMLAKNKAILVAPTAWIKRQFITSGLWEGGEIIVIPNGIDTSIFEKQKIDKSYARKELNLLSDEKIAFFAAEGGTANPWKGFPAITEALKMFPDKRKFTILVAGDVIESRIIERVKDVDIVKVGYANKETLNKCYAAADIFIYPTKSDNCSLALLEAMAAGLPIIATAVGGNPELIVQKETGILVPKERPDLLMQAILDFMDNKYDYAAMGLKAKERAISFFDKELMVSKYVNLYQKCMNS; translated from the coding sequence ATGAAAATTCTTCACATCAATCAACAGGATGCTTGCGGAGGAGCGGCAGCAATTGCCAATTGTTTAGTAGAAAGGTTGAACAATTATGGAATTCATTCCGAACTCTGGTATTTCAATAGAAAAGGTACTGATGGAAGATATTCAAAATGTATTTACCCAGGACTGGAGCATTATAGAAAAAATATTTTTTTAAATACGATTTTAAGTAAACTCGTATATTATCACTACCTGTATCTAGGAGATGTGAGAAATCCCTTTTTTACGGGAGTTGTTAAAAGAATACACGAGTGGAAGCCCAGTATCATTCATCTCCACAATTTACATGGGGGTTGGGCAGACTTAATGTCAATTGCAAAGCTCAGCGAGCAGATACGCGTCATCATTACTTTGCATGATGAATGGCTAATTACGGGTCACTGTGGAATTACTGTTGATTGTGTTGGTTGGCAGGATTCATGTTCTGTATGTCCTGATTTGCTTCGTTACATTCCCGTTAATCGACCGATAACCAAGAAACTAAGAAAAGAAAAATCAACGTTTCTTGCAATGCTGGCAAAAAATAAGGCAATTTTAGTTGCACCCACTGCATGGATAAAAAGACAATTTATAACAAGTGGATTATGGGAAGGCGGAGAAATAATTGTTATTCCCAATGGAATTGATACATCAATATTTGAAAAACAGAAGATCGATAAATCGTATGCAAGAAAAGAATTAAATCTTCTAAGCGACGAAAAAATTGCTTTTTTTGCTGCGGAAGGTGGTACGGCTAATCCATGGAAAGGTTTTCCTGCAATTACGGAAGCTCTTAAAATGTTTCCCGATAAAAGGAAGTTTACTATTTTAGTTGCAGGGGATGTGATAGAATCTAGAATCATAGAGAGGGTAAAAGATGTTGATATAGTTAAAGTCGGTTATGCGAATAAGGAGACACTGAATAAATGTTACGCAGCAGCCGATATTTTCATTTATCCTACCAAATCAGATAATTGCAGTCTTGCTCTCCTTGAAGCGATGGCCGCAGGACTTCCCATAATAGCGACCGCGGTAGGAGGTAATCCTGAATTAATTGTACAAAAAGAAACTGGCATTCTTGTCCCAAAAGAAAGACCTGATCTACTTATGCAGGCCATTCTTGATTTTATGGATAACAAATATGACTACGCGGCGATGGGACTCAAAGCAAAGGAACGCGCAATCTCGTTCTTTGATAAGGAACTGATGGTTTCGAAATACGTAAACTTATATCAGAAGTGTATGAATTCGTAA